In one Nocardia tengchongensis genomic region, the following are encoded:
- a CDS encoding alpha/beta fold hydrolase: MTSGTARPTAPPAPIRALHTGSGEPLLLLHGFMMSPHCWEQVAQRMAGRCEVFAPAFTGHWGGPELDGWFIDISALADRIEDQLDEMGWRTCHIAGNSLGGWVGFELARRGRARTLTAIAPAGGWQTPSTLQLRVGLKFLSLLPLVKIGKLLPDAITYHGLTRQAVALLLTKNPEAASRAGLEATITSALHCRAMIPMLVSGLRFPALEHLSTLRTPVRLLMCESDRVIPNRLYARRFLEELPDSADRILVHDVGHVPMLEAPDRIATLIAEHVYASRTRLRAV; encoded by the coding sequence ATGACGTCAGGCACCGCCCGGCCCACCGCCCCGCCCGCGCCCATCCGCGCGCTCCACACCGGCTCCGGTGAACCACTGCTCCTGCTCCACGGATTCATGATGTCCCCGCATTGCTGGGAACAGGTGGCGCAGCGCATGGCCGGCCGTTGCGAAGTGTTCGCCCCCGCCTTCACCGGGCACTGGGGCGGACCCGAACTCGACGGCTGGTTCATCGATATCAGTGCCCTTGCCGACCGGATCGAAGACCAGCTCGACGAGATGGGCTGGCGCACCTGCCATATCGCGGGCAATTCGCTCGGCGGCTGGGTCGGCTTCGAACTCGCGCGCCGCGGCCGGGCCCGCACCCTCACCGCTATCGCGCCCGCGGGCGGCTGGCAAACCCCGTCCACGCTGCAGTTACGGGTCGGATTGAAGTTCCTGTCGCTGCTGCCGCTGGTGAAGATCGGCAAGCTGCTGCCCGACGCCATCACCTACCACGGGCTCACCCGGCAGGCGGTGGCGCTGCTGCTCACCAAGAACCCCGAGGCGGCCTCGCGGGCCGGGCTGGAGGCGACCATCACCTCGGCCCTGCACTGCAGGGCCATGATCCCGATGCTGGTGAGCGGGCTGCGTTTCCCAGCACTCGAGCATCTCTCGACCTTGCGCACCCCGGTGCGGCTGCTCATGTGCGAGAGCGACCGGGTGATCCCGAATCGCCTGTACGCCCGGCGTTTCCTGGAGGAACTCCCCGATTCCGCGGACCGTATCCTGGTCCACGATGTCGGGCACGTGCCGATGCTGGAAGCGCCGGACCGGATCGCGACGCTGATCGCCGAACACGTCTACGCGAGCCGCACCCGGTTGCGCGCGGTCTGA
- a CDS encoding SAM-dependent methyltransferase, which translates to MEQPQIDQSKPSIARVYDYLLGGKDNYAADREIGDFFIRDLPGSVDIAYANRNCLVRAIGEIARAGIKQFIDIGSGLPTADNVHQVAQRHLTDPHVVYADNDPIVLAHGRALLETDEYTTVLHADLRDSEQIRHHTEVERLIDFDQPVAVIFSAILHHLNNDEKPDQIVRYWADQIPSGSMLYISHFRSGFNEETRVAEQKLQASFGRGRWRSDEEILSLFGGLEILEPGLVPCPLWRPEPTAEGISRIGGDHHDLSVWEQLISAALARKP; encoded by the coding sequence ATGGAACAACCGCAGATCGATCAGTCCAAGCCCAGCATCGCCCGGGTGTACGACTATCTGCTGGGCGGTAAGGACAACTACGCCGCCGATCGGGAGATCGGGGATTTCTTCATCCGGGATCTGCCCGGGTCGGTGGATATCGCCTATGCCAACCGCAATTGCCTGGTGCGCGCGATCGGCGAGATCGCGCGGGCGGGCATCAAACAGTTCATCGACATCGGCAGCGGCCTGCCCACCGCCGACAATGTGCACCAGGTGGCGCAGCGGCACCTGACCGACCCGCACGTGGTCTACGCCGACAACGACCCGATCGTGCTGGCGCACGGCCGCGCCCTGCTGGAGACCGACGAGTACACCACGGTCCTGCACGCGGATCTGCGCGACTCCGAGCAGATCCGGCACCATACCGAAGTCGAGCGGCTCATCGATTTCGATCAGCCGGTGGCCGTGATATTCAGCGCGATCCTGCACCACCTCAACAATGACGAGAAGCCCGATCAGATCGTGCGCTACTGGGCCGACCAGATCCCGTCCGGCAGCATGCTCTACATCTCGCATTTCCGTTCCGGCTTCAACGAGGAGACCCGGGTGGCCGAGCAGAAGCTGCAGGCCAGTTTCGGCCGCGGCCGCTGGCGTTCCGACGAGGAGATCCTCTCCCTCTTCGGCGGCCTCGAGATCCTCGAGCCCGGTCTGGTCCCGTGCCCGCTGTGGCGGCCCGAGCCCACCGCCGAGGGCATCTCCCGGATCGGTGGCGACCACCACGATCTGAGCGTCTGGGAGCAGTTGATCTCGGCCGCGCTCGCCCGAAAGCCCTGA
- a CDS encoding family 1 glycosylhydrolase, whose product MRPTRVLCSFLSAVAIVAGGSAVAFSAPADVAGTGSADTGSAGSGSSSGSGSGSASGSGTGSSGAPTTVNPFGSDFMWGVAMSGFQSEGHAPDSNWSRYANSGKAHDPYLNSVNFYDKYAEDIDLAAGMGLKVYRLSIEWARVQPKAGVWDDRDFQFYDTVLQKIRAAGMRPMLTLDHWVIPGWEADRGGWKKQDMVSDWLANMRRVVDRYASYDPMWVTINEPMGYVAQSIKIGDIGVLDALPMFDRMVQAHNSIYDYIHAHQPGAKVTSNIAQYPIVQDLTDMMFADRIKGKMDYIGVDFYYGASLTNLPSPALLGDELWKNAIEPEGIYYNLRNYTEKFPGLPIYVVENGLPTENAAPRFDGYDRADHLRDTVYWLQRAKADGMNVIGYNYWSLTDNYEWGSFSPRFGLYTVDAKSDPALTRRPTDAVAAFKDITARGGVTADYRPTRKPAFCSVAIPFGDCLRPVSVPN is encoded by the coding sequence ATGAGACCTACGCGCGTCCTGTGTTCGTTCCTGTCGGCCGTGGCCATCGTGGCCGGCGGCTCCGCCGTGGCCTTCTCGGCTCCCGCGGACGTCGCCGGGACCGGCAGCGCCGACACGGGCAGCGCGGGCTCCGGCAGCTCCAGCGGATCGGGATCGGGTAGCGCCAGCGGGTCCGGGACCGGCAGTTCGGGTGCGCCGACCACGGTGAACCCCTTCGGGTCCGACTTCATGTGGGGCGTCGCCATGTCCGGCTTCCAGTCCGAAGGCCATGCGCCCGACAGCAACTGGAGCCGGTACGCGAACTCCGGCAAGGCGCACGACCCGTACCTGAACTCGGTGAACTTCTACGACAAGTACGCCGAGGACATCGACCTCGCGGCCGGGATGGGCCTGAAGGTCTACCGGCTCAGCATCGAATGGGCGCGCGTGCAGCCGAAGGCGGGCGTGTGGGACGACCGCGACTTCCAGTTCTACGACACGGTCCTGCAGAAGATCCGCGCCGCCGGCATGCGCCCCATGCTGACCCTCGACCACTGGGTCATCCCCGGCTGGGAAGCCGACCGCGGCGGTTGGAAGAAGCAGGACATGGTGTCGGACTGGCTGGCCAACATGCGCCGGGTCGTCGACCGCTACGCGAGCTACGACCCGATGTGGGTCACCATCAACGAGCCCATGGGCTATGTCGCGCAATCCATCAAGATCGGTGACATCGGGGTGCTCGACGCGCTGCCCATGTTCGACCGGATGGTGCAGGCGCACAACTCGATCTACGACTACATCCACGCACACCAGCCCGGCGCGAAGGTCACCAGCAATATCGCGCAGTACCCGATCGTGCAGGACCTGACGGACATGATGTTCGCCGACCGCATCAAGGGCAAGATGGACTACATCGGCGTCGACTTCTATTACGGCGCGTCCCTGACGAACCTGCCCAGCCCGGCGCTGCTCGGCGACGAACTGTGGAAGAACGCCATCGAACCCGAGGGCATCTACTACAACCTGCGCAACTACACCGAGAAGTTCCCCGGCCTGCCGATCTACGTGGTGGAGAACGGACTTCCCACCGAGAACGCCGCCCCGCGTTTCGACGGCTACGACCGCGCCGACCACCTGCGCGACACCGTCTACTGGCTGCAGCGCGCCAAGGCCGACGGCATGAATGTCATCGGCTACAACTACTGGAGCCTCACCGACAACTACGAATGGGGCAGCTTCTCACCGCGATTCGGGCTCTACACCGTAGACGCGAAGAGCGACCCGGCGCTGACCCGCCGCCCCACCGACGCGGTGGCCGCCTTCAAGGACATCACGGCGCGGGGCGGCGTCACCGCCGACTACCGCCCCACCCGTAAGCCCGCTTTCTGCTCGGTCGCCATCCCGTTCGGCGACTGCCTGCGCCCGGTCTCCGTCCCCAACTAG
- a CDS encoding acyl-CoA dehydrogenase family protein, which translates to MFEWSETDELIRDAVRGFIAKEIRPHLDALDSGELLPYPIIRKLFSEFGIDALGEESITKLLARQRKREEALAAGEELPERKERSGDGGPFSGQESLMAVLVSELSGVCMGLVSAMGVSIGLGATTILSRGTLAQKERWLPDLVTMKKVAAWAITEPDSGSDAFGGMKTYVRRDGEDYILNGQKTFITNGPYADTVVVYAKLDEGDGTPESKTAQAKRDRKVLTFVLDKGMEGFTQGKPFKKMGLHASPTGELFFDNVRLGRDRLLGETEEHKGGDGRESARSSFTAERIGVAFMALGIVNECHRLCVDYAKTRTLWGQEIGRFQLVQLKLAKMEVARINVQNMVFNALERNRAGKPPSLAEASAMKLYCSEVATDVAMDAVQLFGGNGYMAEYHVEQLARDAKSLMIYAGSNEIQVTHVAKGLLAR; encoded by the coding sequence ATGTTCGAATGGTCCGAGACAGATGAGCTGATCCGCGACGCGGTCCGCGGCTTCATCGCCAAGGAGATCCGGCCGCACCTGGACGCGCTCGACAGCGGGGAACTGCTGCCGTATCCGATCATCCGGAAGCTGTTCAGCGAGTTCGGGATCGACGCGCTGGGCGAGGAGTCGATCACCAAATTGCTGGCCAGGCAGCGCAAGCGGGAGGAGGCGCTGGCCGCGGGGGAGGAGCTGCCGGAGAGGAAGGAGCGTTCCGGTGACGGCGGTCCGTTCTCCGGGCAGGAGTCGCTGATGGCGGTGCTGGTCAGCGAGCTGTCGGGGGTGTGCATGGGTCTGGTGAGCGCCATGGGCGTGAGCATCGGTCTCGGCGCGACCACCATCCTGTCGCGCGGCACCCTCGCGCAGAAGGAACGCTGGCTGCCCGATCTGGTGACCATGAAAAAGGTTGCGGCGTGGGCGATCACGGAACCGGACTCCGGCTCCGACGCGTTCGGCGGCATGAAGACCTATGTCCGCCGCGACGGTGAGGACTACATCCTCAACGGCCAGAAGACGTTCATCACCAACGGCCCGTACGCCGACACCGTGGTCGTCTACGCCAAACTCGACGAGGGGGACGGCACTCCGGAATCCAAAACGGCCCAGGCCAAACGCGACCGCAAGGTGCTGACCTTCGTGCTCGACAAGGGCATGGAGGGTTTCACCCAGGGCAAGCCGTTCAAGAAGATGGGCCTGCACGCCTCACCCACCGGCGAATTGTTCTTCGACAATGTGCGATTGGGCAGGGACCGCCTGCTCGGTGAGACCGAGGAGCACAAGGGCGGCGACGGACGCGAGAGCGCCCGGTCGAGTTTCACCGCCGAGCGGATCGGCGTGGCCTTCATGGCGCTGGGCATCGTCAACGAATGCCACCGGCTCTGTGTGGATTACGCCAAGACCCGCACCCTGTGGGGTCAGGAGATCGGACGCTTCCAATTGGTCCAGCTCAAGCTGGCCAAGATGGAGGTCGCCCGAATCAACGTGCAGAACATGGTTTTCAACGCCCTGGAACGCAACCGCGCCGGGAAACCTCCGAGCCTGGCCGAGGCTTCGGCCATGAAGCTCTACTGCTCGGAGGTCGCCACCGACGTGGCCATGGACGCGGTCCAGTTGTTCGGCGGCAACGGCTACATGGCCGAATACCACGTCGAACAACTGGCCCGGGACGCGAAGTCGCTGATGATCTACGCCGGTTCCAACGAGATCCAGGTGACCCATGTCGCCAAGGGCCTGCTGGCCCGCTAG
- a CDS encoding SDR family oxidoreductase, giving the protein MGALEGRVAVITGAGRGIGREHALLFAREGAAVVVNDLGGSNAGEGSDAGPAQQVADEIVAAGGRAIANTDSVADWQGAKSLVEQAVSEFGRLDVVVNNAGILRDAFLAGMEEAQWDSVLAVHLKGHVSVLRHAAAYWKEQSKAGNQPSAAVVNTASASGTTVPNAGQANYGAAKAGIAALTLVAADELARYGVRVNAIAPIARTRLTLATPGMGDMMAAQQASLEEGEFDAFSPANISPLVAYLATEKCPITGKVFAVQGGAISELAGWHDVKTIETEGPWVIDDIAGRLP; this is encoded by the coding sequence ATGGGTGCACTCGAGGGACGGGTTGCCGTCATCACCGGCGCCGGGCGCGGTATCGGCCGCGAGCACGCGCTGCTGTTCGCCCGGGAGGGCGCGGCGGTCGTGGTGAACGACCTCGGCGGCAGCAATGCCGGTGAGGGTTCCGACGCGGGCCCGGCGCAGCAGGTGGCCGACGAGATCGTCGCCGCCGGTGGGCGCGCGATCGCCAACACCGACAGCGTGGCCGACTGGCAGGGCGCGAAAAGCCTGGTGGAACAGGCGGTTTCGGAGTTCGGTCGGCTGGATGTGGTGGTGAACAACGCCGGCATCCTGCGCGACGCCTTCCTGGCGGGCATGGAGGAGGCGCAGTGGGATTCGGTGCTGGCCGTGCACCTCAAGGGGCATGTGTCGGTGCTGCGGCATGCGGCCGCCTATTGGAAGGAGCAGTCCAAGGCGGGCAATCAACCCAGCGCCGCGGTCGTCAACACCGCGTCCGCGTCGGGCACCACGGTCCCCAATGCCGGGCAGGCCAATTACGGTGCGGCCAAGGCGGGTATCGCGGCGCTCACCCTGGTGGCGGCCGATGAGCTGGCCCGCTACGGCGTGCGGGTGAACGCCATCGCGCCGATCGCGCGCACCCGGCTCACGCTGGCCACCCCGGGTATGGGCGACATGATGGCGGCGCAGCAGGCGAGCCTGGAAGAAGGCGAGTTCGATGCCTTCAGCCCGGCCAACATCTCCCCGCTGGTGGCGTACCTGGCCACCGAGAAGTGCCCGATCACCGGCAAGGTGTTCGCGGTGCAGGGCGGCGCGATCTCGGAGCTGGCGGGGTGGCACGACGTGAAGACCATCGAGACCGAGGGCCCGTGGGTCATCGACGATATCGCCGGGCGACTGCCGTAA
- a CDS encoding MaoC/PaaZ C-terminal domain-containing protein: MSSATVEFNESGLNTWSDEETFEVTRERIAEYAAATNDPIAAHLKGDVAPPVFAIVPVFEAMMMPVIDVAPMNIFGRVVHGEQDFHFHRPIRPGDKLVARARAIGFEGKDNGSTITIHIETRSEGGELVNEQYLTAFFRNVDVGRQAGAAAPAHRFDKALAEQPPLATVAAHVDADQTYRYSPASGDPVPLHLDEQVAKDAGLPGIIAHGLCTMAMSSWGVLSQVAGSDVGKLRRYAVRFSKLVFPGDDLETQIWKVGSANGITTYAFRTVRGEDTVLSDGLAEIAD, translated from the coding sequence ATGTCCTCGGCGACAGTCGAATTCAACGAATCGGGCCTGAACACCTGGTCCGACGAGGAGACCTTCGAGGTCACTCGCGAGCGGATCGCCGAATACGCGGCCGCCACCAACGATCCCATCGCCGCGCATCTGAAAGGCGATGTGGCCCCACCGGTCTTCGCCATCGTTCCGGTGTTCGAGGCGATGATGATGCCCGTCATCGACGTGGCCCCGATGAACATCTTCGGCCGGGTGGTGCACGGGGAGCAGGACTTCCACTTCCACCGCCCGATCCGGCCCGGTGACAAGCTGGTCGCTCGCGCCCGGGCCATCGGATTCGAGGGCAAGGACAACGGGTCCACCATCACCATCCACATCGAAACCCGTTCCGAGGGCGGTGAACTGGTCAACGAGCAGTACCTGACCGCGTTCTTCCGCAATGTCGACGTGGGCAGGCAGGCCGGCGCTGCCGCTCCGGCGCACCGCTTCGACAAGGCGCTGGCCGAGCAGCCGCCGCTGGCCACGGTGGCGGCGCACGTGGACGCGGACCAGACCTACCGCTATTCGCCGGCCTCCGGGGATCCGGTGCCGCTGCACCTGGATGAGCAGGTCGCCAAGGACGCCGGTCTGCCCGGCATCATCGCGCACGGCCTGTGCACCATGGCGATGTCCTCGTGGGGGGTGTTGTCGCAGGTGGCGGGCTCGGACGTGGGCAAGCTGCGCCGCTACGCGGTGCGGTTCTCCAAGCTGGTCTTTCCCGGTGACGACCTGGAGACGCAGATCTGGAAGGTGGGCTCGGCGAACGGGATCACCACCTACGCCTTCCGCACCGTGCGCGGCGAGGACACCGTCCTGAGCGACGGCCTCGCCGAGATCGCCGACTGA
- a CDS encoding SRPBCC family protein, which yields MGHIEAGKNLNATPDALWAVVSDPQTWDKWFSIHERWMEEPPAVLAPGAKLTAKILMLGMANKIEWVVESVETPNKLVLSGTGMAGVKVQFSFDITPEGNGSKFSVSGDFEGALIKGALGKAVEKDGMTQLDKTLTALDALATAV from the coding sequence ATGGGACACATCGAAGCCGGTAAGAACCTGAACGCGACTCCCGACGCGCTGTGGGCGGTGGTCTCGGACCCGCAGACCTGGGACAAGTGGTTCTCCATCCACGAGCGCTGGATGGAGGAGCCGCCCGCGGTGCTCGCGCCCGGCGCGAAACTGACCGCCAAGATCCTCATGCTCGGCATGGCCAACAAGATCGAATGGGTGGTGGAGAGCGTCGAGACACCGAACAAACTGGTGCTCAGCGGCACCGGCATGGCGGGGGTGAAGGTGCAGTTCTCCTTCGACATCACCCCCGAGGGCAACGGCAGCAAGTTCTCCGTCTCGGGCGACTTCGAAGGCGCGTTGATCAAGGGCGCGCTGGGCAAGGCGGTCGAGAAGGACGGCATGACCCAGCTGGACAAGACGCTGACCGCGCTCGACGCCCTCGCCACGGCTGTCTGA
- a CDS encoding lipid-transfer protein, translated as MTNTVYVVGVGMTKFEKPGRRKNEDGSAWDYPDMARESGTKALADAGIDYREVEQAYVGYVYGESTSGQRAVYELGMTGIPVVNVNNNCSTGSTALYLAAQAIRGGLADCTLALGFEKMQPGSLGSTWDDREQPMARHIMALAEISEVLFPVAPWMFGAAGREHMAKYGTTAEHFARIGHKNHKHSVNNPYSQFQDEYSLDDILGSRMIYDPLTKLQCSPTSDGSGAVILASEDFVDRHDLSRQAVEIVGQAMTTDFGSTFDGTAKNLIGYDMNVQAAEKVYAQAGLGPEDFQVIELHDCFSANELLLYEALGLAKEGEAGHLIDSGATTYGGKWVVNPSGGLISKGHPLGATGLAQCSELTWQLRGTADKRQVSDVTAALQHNIGLGGAAVVTAYQRAER; from the coding sequence ATGACGAACACGGTCTACGTCGTCGGCGTCGGCATGACGAAGTTCGAGAAGCCGGGGCGGCGCAAGAACGAGGACGGCAGTGCTTGGGACTACCCGGACATGGCCCGGGAGTCCGGCACCAAGGCGCTCGCGGACGCGGGAATCGACTACCGCGAGGTCGAGCAGGCCTACGTCGGCTACGTCTACGGGGAGTCCACCTCCGGTCAGCGCGCGGTCTACGAACTGGGCATGACCGGCATCCCGGTGGTCAATGTCAACAACAACTGCTCCACCGGCTCGACCGCGCTCTATCTTGCGGCGCAGGCGATTCGGGGCGGCCTGGCCGACTGCACGCTGGCGCTGGGCTTCGAGAAGATGCAGCCCGGCTCGCTGGGTTCCACCTGGGACGACCGCGAACAGCCGATGGCGCGCCACATCATGGCGCTCGCGGAGATCTCCGAGGTGCTGTTCCCGGTGGCCCCGTGGATGTTCGGCGCGGCCGGGCGCGAGCACATGGCGAAGTACGGCACCACCGCCGAGCACTTCGCCAGGATCGGCCACAAGAACCACAAGCATTCGGTGAACAACCCGTATTCGCAGTTCCAGGACGAGTATTCGCTCGACGACATCCTGGGCTCGCGGATGATCTACGACCCGCTCACCAAGCTGCAGTGCTCGCCGACCTCCGACGGTTCGGGCGCGGTCATCCTCGCCAGCGAGGACTTCGTGGACCGCCACGACCTGTCGCGGCAGGCGGTGGAGATCGTCGGCCAGGCCATGACCACCGACTTCGGCTCCACCTTCGACGGCACCGCCAAGAACCTGATCGGCTACGACATGAATGTGCAGGCCGCCGAGAAGGTGTACGCGCAGGCGGGTCTGGGCCCCGAGGACTTCCAGGTCATCGAGCTGCACGACTGCTTCTCCGCCAACGAGCTGCTGCTCTACGAGGCGCTCGGGCTGGCGAAGGAGGGCGAGGCCGGCCACCTCATCGACTCCGGCGCGACCACCTACGGCGGCAAGTGGGTGGTGAACCCGTCGGGCGGGCTCATCTCCAAGGGGCACCCGTTGGGCGCCACGGGGTTGGCGCAGTGCAGCGAGCTCACCTGGCAGCTGCGCGGCACCGCCGACAAGCGTCAGGTCAGCGACGTGACCGCGGCCCTGCAGCACAACATCGGGCTCGGCGGCGCGGCCGTCGTCACCGCCTACCAGCGCGCCGAGCGCTGA
- a CDS encoding TetR/AcrR family transcriptional regulator has product MTSSAVSKPPRRTQEQRSTETRTRLLDATIECLVEYGYAGTTTPRVAERAGVTRGAQVHHFGSKSELVVAAISHLAQRRTEAAMKEIGRVRTTDDPIAATLEAMWELHQGPLFIAAIELWVASRTDRVLAVEMEKVEPFVNNAVLLAVAQLVPNELDRKNVRDFAYTAMDTLRGILVTNFISPDPERAHRRWLRASAQLRLAAAARMPDFHLAD; this is encoded by the coding sequence ATGACCAGCTCCGCCGTCTCGAAGCCGCCACGTCGCACGCAGGAACAACGCAGCACCGAGACGCGGACGCGATTGCTGGACGCCACCATCGAGTGCCTGGTCGAGTACGGCTACGCGGGGACCACGACGCCGCGGGTGGCCGAGCGCGCCGGGGTAACCAGGGGTGCGCAGGTGCATCACTTCGGCTCCAAGAGCGAGCTGGTGGTGGCGGCGATCAGTCATCTCGCGCAGCGGCGCACCGAGGCGGCGATGAAGGAGATCGGGCGGGTCCGGACCACGGACGATCCGATCGCCGCGACCCTCGAGGCCATGTGGGAGCTGCATCAGGGTCCGCTGTTCATCGCGGCGATCGAGTTGTGGGTGGCCAGTCGCACGGATCGGGTGCTGGCGGTGGAGATGGAGAAGGTCGAGCCGTTCGTGAACAACGCGGTGCTGCTGGCGGTGGCCCAGTTGGTGCCGAATGAGCTGGACCGCAAGAACGTTCGCGATTTCGCCTACACCGCCATGGACACGCTGCGCGGAATCCTGGTCACCAACTTCATCTCTCCCGATCCGGAGCGGGCGCACCGGCGCTGGCTGCGCGCCTCGGCGCAGCTGCGCCTGGCGGCCGCGGCGCGGATGCCGGACTTCCATCTCGCGGACTGA
- the crcB gene encoding fluoride efflux transporter CrcB encodes MTRELDATAHPGPAEPIDPDIDLHQPGQRQEPLRSQGAILTAISLGGAIGAVARYGLAQVWPTPAHGFPWATFATNVLGCFLIGVLMVVVTELRTAHPLVRPFLGVGILGGFTTFSTYANETRALLEPGTAATAFTYLGATLLCALLATLVAVRVTRAAGNYRRAVA; translated from the coding sequence GTGACCAGAGAACTGGATGCGACCGCCCACCCCGGGCCGGCCGAACCGATCGACCCCGACATCGACCTGCATCAACCCGGACAGCGCCAGGAACCACTGCGCTCCCAGGGCGCGATCCTGACCGCCATCTCCCTCGGCGGCGCGATCGGCGCGGTCGCCCGCTACGGACTGGCCCAGGTGTGGCCCACCCCTGCGCACGGTTTTCCCTGGGCCACCTTCGCCACGAATGTGCTCGGCTGCTTCCTGATCGGCGTGCTCATGGTCGTCGTCACCGAACTGCGCACCGCCCACCCGCTGGTGCGCCCGTTCCTCGGCGTCGGCATCCTCGGCGGCTTCACCACCTTCTCCACCTACGCCAACGAGACCCGCGCGCTGCTCGAACCCGGCACCGCGGCAACGGCATTCACCTACCTGGGCGCCACTCTGCTCTGCGCGCTCCTGGCCACCCTGGTCGCCGTGCGCGTCACCCGCGCGGCGGGCAACTACCGGAGGGCCGTCGCATGA
- the crcB gene encoding fluoride efflux transporter CrcB — MTGLLVVLGAMVGAPLRYLTDRAIQTRHDSGFPWGTLTVNLTGCLILGALTGAAVSSPTYALLGTGFCGALTTYSTFGYETIRLTEERSYLYAALNVTVSIVAGLGAALLGFTTAHALS; from the coding sequence ATGACCGGATTGCTCGTGGTCCTCGGCGCGATGGTCGGCGCCCCGCTGCGCTACCTCACCGACCGCGCCATCCAGACCCGCCACGACAGCGGCTTCCCGTGGGGCACACTCACCGTCAACCTGACCGGCTGCCTGATCCTGGGCGCGCTCACCGGCGCCGCCGTATCCTCCCCCACCTACGCACTGCTCGGCACCGGCTTCTGCGGCGCGCTGACCACGTACAGCACCTTCGGTTACGAGACCATCCGTCTCACCGAGGAACGCTCCTACCTGTACGCCGCCCTCAATGTCACGGTCAGCATCGTCGCCGGGCTGGGCGCGGCGCTGCTCGGCTTCACCACGGCGCACGCTCTGAGCTGA
- a CDS encoding ester cyclase, which yields MSEQNKATARRVFDAWNSRDLDVFDEIVAPDAIDHDPQNPHSEIHGPNALKRQAEMYIAAFSDTRMLVNEQIAEGDFVVTRWTASGTNDGPMMGMPATGKPVVIQGMTITRFQTDGKIGESLGELGHAGNVAAARCDSGGAVGVGLIRSWPRAVW from the coding sequence ATGTCAGAGCAGAACAAAGCCACCGCCAGACGCGTTTTCGACGCCTGGAATTCCAGGGATCTCGACGTATTCGACGAGATCGTCGCGCCGGACGCCATCGATCACGATCCGCAGAACCCGCATTCGGAGATCCACGGGCCCAATGCCCTCAAGCGGCAGGCGGAGATGTACATCGCCGCGTTCTCCGATACCAGAATGCTGGTCAATGAACAGATTGCCGAGGGCGATTTCGTCGTCACCCGGTGGACGGCCTCGGGCACCAATGACGGCCCGATGATGGGTATGCCGGCGACGGGGAAGCCGGTCGTCATTCAAGGAATGACCATCACCCGCTTCCAGACCGACGGCAAAATCGGTGAGAGCTTGGGCGAACTGGGACACGCTGGGAATGTTGCAGCAGCTCGGTGTGATTCCGGCGGCGCAGTCGGCGTCGGCCTGATTCGTTCGTGGCCTCGGGCGGTGTGGTGA